In Cyclopterus lumpus isolate fCycLum1 chromosome 13, fCycLum1.pri, whole genome shotgun sequence, the genomic window TATGACATGTTATGCTCTCCCCAATGCTGCTGTGTGATGCTCAGGTCATTTTCATCCCTTTTTGTTAGGTTCTTTAGGTTGTCTCACCCTAAAAAAATGATCGTAACCCTAAACGTAACGGCTTGAACGGACAGCGAGAGAGAAACGGACCGCGAGGGAAAGACGTGAAGTCTCAGTGTGTCAGGATGCAGCACACATCCACCCTGAGCAGTCAGCGTTATTACACGTGcagacagcagtgtgtgtgtgtgtgtgtgtgtgtcattgactcggatgtgtgtgtgtgtgtgtgttagaagaaaaagagagggagacagagtcaGTATTTGTTTCCGGGCTTTTCGGGCGCCACCCTCGAGACAGCAGCGCTCCTCCGTTTATTTAAGGAGCCGATCCATTATTGAACGGCCTGctgtggctgtttttgtgtCCCTTCATCTGTTTTTGGATGCTTCTCTGTAGCTACCGCATTCCCTTCGATTTGTAGAAAAAAATAGTCGGTAGGACACTTTGCCGTAACTAAGGAAACCGTAGACATGAACCGGAAACCAAGTAACTTCTGTGACTGATTGGGCAAGAATATGAtactcacacacagagatgcagaagaggaggagggagggggggggggggcaatgaaAAGAGGAATGGATACAGAGAATGActgagagaggagaaatgaaaAGTGAGCCAAAGAAgtgccaaataaataaaaataaactaaagaTGATATCAATAGCAGACATAAAATGTCTGCGTCTGTATCCAAGGAAGCGGTGATTAAACTTGCCCTTCGGAGATTGAACACAATCAATTTTCACAGTGTAACCCAAGCGTCAGTTTTACAAACCTATtgattttttttggtgcaaaatgCACACAGCATCCAGAATATTTactaaatctctctctctctctcatcagttGAACATCCTAGTGGATACAGGAAGCAGTAACTTTGCTGTCGGGGCAGCTGCTCATCCCTTCCTGCGCAGATACTACCATCGTTCTCTGTAAGTAGAGTAATTTAGGTTTCATGTGATGAATGAATTGTTAAAACGGACATCATAATATCAAATCATAGTCTCATATTCTACATCTTATAGGTAGTATTGATTGAAAGTTAGTGTGCGTAGCTTTTTTCCTGGTTAACAGTCTCAATTGAATACTGTTGCCACGATACATATGACCAACTTTTCTCTTTTCGTTCCCAAGCTCCAACTCGTACCGCGACCAGGGCAGGAGTGTGTACGTTCCCTACACCCAGGGCCGCTGGGAGGGGGAGCTGGGCACCGACCTGGTCTCCGTCTCACACGGTCCCAACGCCACGCTGCGCTCCAACATCGCTGCGATCACCCAGTCGGATCGCTTCTTCATCAATGGCTCCAACTGGGAGGGAATCCTGGGACTGGCCTACGCTGATATAGCCCGGGTAGGAACTGCTGGTGGAGATATGATCCTTTAAAATATATCATCATGTCCCCATAAGCAGCATGTGGTTGCAGACTGCTTATGGGGGCACTGCAAAAAAATACTGACCTTCCTTTTATCCTTTCTAAACTTTCTGAATTCCTACTCGGGTGTATGACATTAGATCTGGGGAAGGATGTAGcatacagtttttaaaaatgaaaacatcctCTACTACTACATTTCTGtaattctttctctctctctctctctctctctctccctccctccctctctctccagcctGACGAGACATTGGAGCCTTTCTTTGACTCTCTGGTTCGCCAGACTTCTGTCCCCAACCTCTTCTCCCTCCAGTTGTGTGGAGCCGGCTTCACCCAAAACTACTCCCTGGGCAGCGCCACTGTTGGCGGCAGcatggtgagacacacacacagacacacacacacacacacacacacacacacacaatcacacacacacaaatcatctAATGTCACATTTGGAGCCGGCGCTGGATTTGTATTATTCCCACTGCTCTTAGATCATCGGAGGACTGGACCCCTCGCTCTACGTGGGAGAGCTCTGGTACACTCCCATTCGCAGGGAGTGGTACTATGAGGTCATCATCGTGCGTATCGAGGTGAATGGACAGGACCTCAACATGGACTGTAAAGAGGTGAGATCGGATTTATATACGGCCGCACATAAATACTGATTTAATGCTCGGCCACTGACACTAAGAGAAACcgtttgtctgtcttttttcaGTACAACTACGATAAGAGCATTGTGGACAGCGGCACCACCAACCTACGGCTGCCTAGAAAAGTCTTCCAGGCTGCAGTCAAAGCTATTGAAGCCGCCTCTTCGGTCAGTCCTTACGACGCCATGGTTTCCCTTATTATGATCTGCATAAAGCTTTGTTTACGCGCGTGGCACCGTAGCGCCGAGCCTCAGCAGGATTGTTATCGACTGTGAACCCATGTCTCATATTCATGGACTGCTTTATTGCCTTTATACGGGCCCTGTAAAGAACTAATTCATGCATTGAAAGCAttataaagacacaaaggtcaaTACACACTTATAGCATTTAACAACCTACATAAAAATCTGTTGCCCTGATTTGTAACGGGCAGGTATGTCTTTCAGACCGAACAGTTCCCCTCTGGGTTCTGGCTCGGGGAGCAGCTGGTATGTTGGCAGACCGGCACGACACCCTGGCACATCTTCCCAGTCATCTCCCTCTACCTGATGAGTGAAAACCACAACCAGTCCTTCAGGATCTCCATCCTACCGCAGGTACGTGGTCGCATAAAGCGACCGCCATGGGGGCCATGAGGTATCTGAAGTAATATGGCTTAACGGTACAGTGGGTCGCATATagggggatctattggcagaaatggaatacaatATAGTTAAGTAGGTGTTCATTAGTGCATAATCACGGGAAAATAAGAACCACATTTTCGTAGAATGAGCCACTATCCTCTTTACGGAGCCgcctgccatgtttctacaggagcccagaaaggacaaaccCAACGCTGGCCGTAGTTGCGTTTTAAGGATTTTGTGTTGACCACCGTAGTTGTCACGGGAAAAATCTCAGTTGGATCGCCGCTAGATGGCGCCAGAccctacacactgcacctttaaggcTACAATTCCAAATGACCAGCAGCTCCGATGTGTTGCTTAAACTGGATTGGTGATGGGGACATTAAATCTAATTTCGGTGATCGGTTTAAATCGTGAGACAGATGTTCGATTTCCCCTCTCAGCCTCTAAGGCGTTTTGATATTTGCTctgaattacatttaaataatcgGTCACTGCTATGAGCCACGTACATCCTCTGTAATTCTGAGGTTTTAGGTGATTTCACTGACTGCCTGTAATCCTGAATAAATGCAGTTTCCATCACCCTCTGTATCCTTCAGTCGTGCTCTTTTATGTAATCTCAATAGATGAAAGCCTGGCGAGGTACCATTAGGgtgatgaaagaagaaaaaaaaaaacatttcagagagAATTACTTTTGAATATAAGCTTTTTCACAAAGCCcggaaaaaagtaattaaacgGTTTTCATTCAAAGCCTCCCAGAAATGCCTCGATGCTGGTTGAATGAAAAAAGATTTGACAGCGAGATTTAAAAAGACGCGGTTTACTGCTGCGAGGCCGGCGACCTTGATGCCGACGGCAGAATGAAAACGCTcgagaagagtgtgtgtgcttccgTTGCCTTCTGTTGTAACTTCCATAGCAGGTTCAAGAGCAAATCACCAGGTATAGAAGGCACACTGACCTCACATATGTACTGGAAAACTTAAATATAAACTACTGCAATCTTTGAGGCTTTATAGTGACTAAGATATGTGCTGAGTGGGACTGTTGCCAGATGCAAAAGTCTGTACATGTCAGAATAACAGCACTTTTTTTATAAACACCATTTATCCAAGCTTACTTATCAGACAAAATACATTATATGCAGCtagaatatatatatgagatAAACTAAAACCAATAATAGGCCTCAGCCTTCCAAGACTAACATGCAGGAGTTTGAGGTGCAGGGGCCATTCGGTTTCTATATGTAGCGAGTCTAATAACGCTCATTAGTGGCGTGTAAAGGACAAGCACCACACCTCCTGTCCTTTGACTGTGTCTTTTCAGCATTTTATTGCAAAGCACCAAACATGGCAACGGCATAATCACCCTGAAATTCTAGAGACGCAAACTATTCAATGCTCTTAGTGACTTACCAGGAAAAGGTCCAGAAGGAAAAAGAATAACCGCATACTAACATTACAAAAATATCAAGacatttctaaaacaaaaataaatatagtatggttcattaaatgaaacaaatgatgACAACATTAGCTGTTTTGTTTTAGGTAGCTGTGTCTGACCGAGGGTCCTtaatttctttctgtttttggttCCCGTAGCAATACCTGCGGCCGGTAGAGGACGTGGCGTCCGCCCAGGAGGACTGCTACAAGTTCGCCGTGTCCCAGTCCAGCACTGGTACCGTGATGGGGGCCGTCATCATGGAGGGCTTCTACGTGGTCTTCGACCGCGAAAAGAAACGCATCGGCTTTGCCGTCAGCACCTGCCACGGTGAGTGGGAGAGCGTGGAGGGGTTGAGAAGGAGAATCATTCAGGTTTGCAGGGTAAAAATagaggaaaatacaaaaagatgGCGGCCCCATAGAAAGAAGTTTTGGGGTGGAGGGACTACTGTCATCGTAATCtttgtgtctctcacacacccACCATCCCATTCCCCCTATTTGTAGTGCACGATGAGTTTCGCACAGCCTCCGTGGAGGGCCCGTTCCACGGCGTCGACCTGGAGGACTGCGGCTACAACATCCCTCAGACGGACGAGTCCACCCTCATGACCATCGCTTACATCATGGCGGGAATCTGCGCCCTCTTCATGCTGCCTCTGTGTCTCATGGTGTGCCAGTGGCGCTTCGCCCGCTGCCTCCACCCACACGGGGACTTTGCTGACGACATATCGCTCCTCAAgtgaaggggggcgggggacgGGGACGGAAGGGATGGATTGTGGTAAAAGAGATGTGCATCGTTACAAATCGGCCAGGGGTCGTTTGGTGCGGCTTTGAGAAGGGTTCTTCAGGAGTACAATAGGTGAAAAATGCTGACATACGGCAAATATTAAGCAAAGCGGAGCATTCGGGGATAACCAGAGCCATCACTAACCTGAAGGACAGACGGGAGAGAGTCGGTGTCGTCCGCGGCAACGTCTCCTGTTTGAGCTACCTATGCAGATCAGCACGGCGAGAGGAAGGGAAACGCAAAACAAAACTCTTGGTTACGAATCTGTGTGTAAATAGGCCACGGAGATGGATTGGATTTGGAGTTTTTAAAAAGATCTGCCTCTTACCATTGCGGAGCTCGGCGCTGAAAAATGATTTACAAACAAGGCgaattgaaacaaaaataacacCCTCACAACCTGGATGTGAATACAACGTGAGCGCGTTAATAATCGAGCTGCTGTTTGTGGCTTG contains:
- the bace1 gene encoding beta-secretase 1; translation: MEASCLLVWATLCLLTNGQSAPDASGLPRAIRVPLRQGARDEQPTPLPPAAAAAAAAAAAILERGNAVKQHGSRRRRGAAARGISFVDMIDNLRGKSGQGYYVEMAVGSPPQKLNILVDTGSSNFAVGAAAHPFLRRYYHRSLSNSYRDQGRSVYVPYTQGRWEGELGTDLVSVSHGPNATLRSNIAAITQSDRFFINGSNWEGILGLAYADIARPDETLEPFFDSLVRQTSVPNLFSLQLCGAGFTQNYSLGSATVGGSMIIGGLDPSLYVGELWYTPIRREWYYEVIIVRIEVNGQDLNMDCKEYNYDKSIVDSGTTNLRLPRKVFQAAVKAIEAASSTEQFPSGFWLGEQLVCWQTGTTPWHIFPVISLYLMSENHNQSFRISILPQQYLRPVEDVASAQEDCYKFAVSQSSTGTVMGAVIMEGFYVVFDREKKRIGFAVSTCHVHDEFRTASVEGPFHGVDLEDCGYNIPQTDESTLMTIAYIMAGICALFMLPLCLMVCQWRFARCLHPHGDFADDISLLK